The following are encoded together in the Kribbella sp. CA-293567 genome:
- a CDS encoding cyclic nucleotide-binding domain-containing protein, with translation MALGRTSPRDLPLFAELSGREIKDIFRAGEEVSVPAGWSLILEQTPPDAAYLILSGTAAVRVKGEEIAELGPGDIAGEVAVRQNRLRTATVTAKSRLQLLHFTREKFDDLTDRLPNFRAAIDATIVERRGPQPD, from the coding sequence GTGGCGCTGGGTAGGACGTCCCCGCGGGACCTGCCGCTGTTCGCGGAGCTGTCCGGCCGGGAGATCAAGGACATCTTCCGGGCCGGCGAAGAGGTGTCGGTACCGGCCGGCTGGTCGCTGATCCTGGAACAGACGCCGCCGGACGCGGCGTACCTGATCCTCAGTGGTACGGCGGCGGTCCGGGTGAAGGGCGAGGAGATCGCCGAGCTCGGTCCGGGTGACATCGCCGGCGAGGTCGCGGTCCGGCAGAACCGGTTGCGGACGGCAACGGTCACGGCGAAGTCGCGGCTGCAGCTGCTGCACTTCACCCGGGAGAAGTTCGACGACCTGACCGACCGGCTGCCGAACTTCCGCGCTGCCATCGACGCCACCATCGTCGAACGCCGTGGCCCCCAGCCCGACTGA
- a CDS encoding glycosyltransferase has protein sequence MRVVMVGMGTRGDAQPMAVLGAELAARGHHVTLGLCSDLVWIGRALGLHTVDLKANTREFMESSQGRQWLAAGDVQSYVRSLLDYKHRTADQLQADLIDLASNADLLVSGTATELEAVVIAEAAHLPYASVYHAPIRSNSAFPHLLVSTEIYSPEQNLATYAKVDSANWPVFEPFAQKIRARVGLPATAERTGARLARTNSLELQAYSRHVVPELADWDPRRPLTGFLTPSAEQRELLDGPIDPELEAWLDAGDPPVYFGFGSMPVLEPEAALTMIEKVADMLGVRALVNLSTGPGEGDAVRVVGNLDHEAVLPRCLAAVHHGGAGTSATSLRAGLPTVVCAVFADQPFWGAQLQRMGVGSSLRFTDLSEPTLFAALEPMLADGPRQRAAELAALLRDENAAAQGADALEQSLATRP, from the coding sequence ATGCGAGTAGTCATGGTCGGAATGGGCACTCGCGGCGACGCGCAACCGATGGCGGTCCTCGGCGCCGAACTGGCCGCGCGCGGACACCACGTCACCCTCGGGCTGTGCTCCGACCTGGTCTGGATCGGGCGGGCGCTCGGCCTGCACACGGTCGATCTGAAGGCGAACACCAGGGAGTTCATGGAGTCGTCACAGGGCCGGCAGTGGCTGGCCGCCGGGGACGTCCAGTCCTACGTCCGCTCGTTGCTGGACTACAAGCACCGGACCGCGGACCAACTGCAGGCCGACCTGATCGACCTGGCCTCGAACGCCGACCTGCTGGTCTCCGGGACCGCGACCGAGCTCGAGGCCGTCGTGATCGCGGAGGCGGCTCACCTTCCGTACGCGTCGGTCTACCACGCGCCGATCCGCAGCAACAGCGCGTTCCCGCACCTGCTGGTCTCGACCGAAATCTACTCACCGGAGCAGAACCTCGCCACCTACGCGAAGGTCGACAGCGCCAACTGGCCGGTCTTCGAGCCCTTCGCGCAGAAGATCCGTGCTCGGGTCGGGCTGCCGGCCACCGCGGAGCGGACCGGAGCACGGCTCGCCCGCACCAACTCGCTGGAGCTGCAGGCGTACAGCCGGCACGTCGTACCGGAACTGGCCGACTGGGACCCCCGCCGGCCACTGACCGGCTTCCTCACCCCGTCGGCCGAGCAACGCGAACTGCTGGACGGGCCGATCGACCCCGAACTCGAGGCCTGGCTCGACGCCGGTGATCCCCCGGTGTACTTCGGTTTCGGCAGCATGCCGGTGCTCGAGCCGGAGGCCGCGCTGACCATGATCGAGAAGGTCGCCGACATGCTCGGCGTCCGCGCGCTGGTCAACCTCAGCACCGGTCCGGGCGAGGGCGACGCGGTTCGGGTCGTCGGCAACCTGGACCACGAAGCCGTCCTGCCGCGCTGCCTGGCCGCGGTCCACCACGGCGGCGCCGGTACTTCGGCGACCTCGCTGCGCGCCGGCCTCCCGACGGTCGTCTGCGCGGTCTTCGCCGACCAGCCGTTCTGGGGCGCCCAGCTGCAGCGAATGGGCGTCGGCAGCAGCCTGCGCTTCACCGACCTGAGCGAACCCACCCTGTTCGCGGCCCTCGAACCGATGCTTGCCGACGGCCCCCGTCAGCGCGCGGCCGAGCTGGCCGCCCTGCTCCGCGACGAGAACGCCGCTGCCCAGGGCGCCGACGCTCTCGAACAGTCCCTCGCCACCCGGCCGTAG
- a CDS encoding adenylate/guanylate cyclase domain-containing protein — protein sequence MAPSPTDPAGPAREPAADPTPPAEPVLAASPLLPDGAAPPAEPDLVVLQRQFEQALLGGERKFTRIQVSERAGISIERAELMWHALGFATVPDDEIAFTDGDVEALRIVAALEDDGFIDPAVESSLARKLGQTQSRLASWQSAMFLELLSDSKLAADDAIEVATLLLPAMERLQSYVWRRHLAAAAGRAVAGSDELSRGIRVVGFADIVSYTRLTRRLSVVELGKLIERFEGLAADVVALNGGRVIKSMGDEVLFVTDTPAQGAALALALQDKMAQAGDLPELRIGLAYGSILIRLGDVYGEVVNLASRLTSEAKPGRVLADRELAAALDGHPAYRLRRLRRVSVRGYHHLTPYALQRASAPS from the coding sequence GTGGCCCCCAGCCCGACTGACCCGGCCGGCCCCGCCCGCGAGCCGGCCGCTGACCCCACCCCGCCTGCGGAGCCGGTCCTCGCTGCCTCGCCGTTGCTGCCCGACGGCGCAGCCCCGCCGGCCGAGCCGGATCTGGTGGTTCTGCAGCGGCAGTTCGAGCAGGCGTTGCTCGGCGGCGAGCGGAAGTTCACCCGGATCCAGGTGTCGGAGCGAGCCGGGATCTCGATCGAGCGGGCCGAGCTGATGTGGCACGCGCTCGGTTTCGCGACCGTTCCGGACGACGAGATCGCCTTCACCGACGGCGATGTCGAGGCGCTCCGGATCGTCGCGGCACTGGAGGACGACGGGTTCATCGATCCCGCGGTGGAGTCGTCGCTGGCCCGCAAGCTCGGCCAGACCCAGTCCCGGCTGGCTTCGTGGCAGTCGGCGATGTTCCTGGAGCTGCTGAGCGACTCCAAGCTGGCGGCCGACGACGCCATCGAGGTGGCGACTTTGTTGCTTCCGGCAATGGAACGCCTGCAGAGCTATGTCTGGCGACGGCATCTGGCGGCCGCGGCCGGTCGCGCGGTGGCAGGCTCCGACGAACTGTCGCGGGGCATTCGGGTGGTGGGTTTCGCCGACATCGTCAGCTACACCCGGCTGACCCGGCGGTTGTCCGTCGTGGAGCTCGGCAAGTTGATCGAACGCTTCGAGGGACTGGCCGCCGACGTCGTCGCGCTGAACGGCGGCCGGGTGATCAAGTCGATGGGCGACGAGGTGCTGTTCGTCACCGACACACCCGCACAGGGCGCCGCGCTGGCACTGGCCCTGCAGGACAAGATGGCCCAGGCCGGCGACCTGCCCGAGCTGCGGATCGGCCTGGCCTACGGGAGCATCCTGATCCGGCTGGGCGACGTGTACGGCGAGGTGGTCAACCTCGCCTCGCGGCTGACCTCGGAGGCCAAGCCGGGTCGCGTCCTGGCCGATCGCGAACTGGCTGCGGCGCTCGACGGCCACCCGGCGTACCGGCTGCGGCGGCTTCGGCGGGTGTCCGTGCGCGGCTACCACCACCTCACGCCGTACGCGCTGCAACGTGCCTCGGCGCCCAGCTGA
- a CDS encoding threonine/serine ThrE exporter family protein has translation MAKGGERAVDGVEAGAPSLDATLSEDLRQGESRRADRERNAAQSADQQENKRSEDLRRGERRRADRRKAERRRADRRADSEPTTGEQSVDELSAELQAADERARDEQRELYRTLDLALRIGEVVLASGAGTADATATILSVTASAGLRGCEVDITFTSIAISYQAAPDVAPETHMRVVRYRGQDFSRLTAVDQLVRRFARAELTREEASRELARIVSAGPPFPRWSSVIAWGVMAGGATLLLGGGWLITLVAVVTACFIELSNRWFNRQRLPAFYQQVAGAFVATAVALILYAVHAPVKPSLVVAAGIIMLLAGIALTGAVQDAITGYYVTAAARSLEAMLLTGGIIAGVSLGISLGIKLGLPVAIEAQTIQLSNLPVMIGSGALMAVAFAYASYSPLRSLLPIGVVGALGSLVFTLMSRAEFGPAWSTAAAAFVIGLAGYSLGRRSGVPPLVVVVSGTVPLLPGLTIYKGLLELMSLGNLIGIVSLATAVAIGVALASGVILGEYVAQPIRREARRLEDRLAGPRLVGPRRPTRRRTERSRSHRSRRTRGGK, from the coding sequence GTGGCCAAGGGCGGTGAGCGGGCGGTCGACGGCGTGGAGGCAGGGGCGCCGTCGCTGGATGCCACGCTGTCGGAGGACCTCCGCCAGGGCGAGTCGCGGCGAGCGGATCGCGAGCGAAACGCGGCGCAGTCGGCCGATCAGCAGGAGAACAAGCGGTCCGAGGATCTCCGCCGTGGCGAGCGCCGGCGCGCGGACCGGCGCAAGGCCGAGCGGCGGCGGGCCGACCGGCGGGCCGACTCGGAGCCGACGACCGGTGAACAGTCGGTCGACGAGCTCTCCGCCGAACTGCAGGCCGCCGACGAGCGCGCCCGGGACGAGCAGCGTGAGCTTTATCGCACCCTCGACCTGGCGCTGCGGATCGGGGAGGTCGTGCTCGCCAGCGGCGCCGGGACGGCGGACGCGACGGCGACCATCCTGAGCGTGACCGCGTCGGCCGGCCTGCGCGGCTGCGAGGTCGACATCACCTTCACCTCGATCGCCATCTCGTACCAGGCCGCGCCCGACGTCGCCCCCGAGACGCACATGCGCGTCGTCCGGTACCGCGGGCAGGACTTCTCCCGCCTCACCGCCGTCGACCAGCTCGTCCGCCGGTTCGCCCGCGCCGAGCTGACCCGCGAGGAGGCCAGCCGGGAACTCGCCCGGATCGTCTCCGCCGGGCCACCGTTCCCCCGCTGGAGCTCGGTGATCGCCTGGGGTGTGATGGCCGGCGGCGCGACGCTGCTGCTCGGTGGCGGCTGGCTGATCACCCTGGTCGCGGTCGTCACCGCCTGTTTCATCGAGCTCAGCAATCGCTGGTTCAACCGCCAGCGGCTCCCGGCCTTCTACCAGCAGGTGGCCGGCGCGTTCGTCGCCACCGCCGTCGCCCTGATCCTGTACGCCGTCCACGCGCCGGTGAAACCGTCACTGGTAGTTGCCGCCGGCATCATCATGCTGCTGGCCGGGATCGCGCTCACCGGTGCCGTCCAGGACGCGATCACCGGGTACTACGTGACCGCGGCCGCCCGCAGCCTGGAGGCGATGCTGCTCACCGGCGGCATCATCGCGGGCGTCTCGCTGGGGATCAGTCTCGGGATCAAACTCGGTCTGCCGGTGGCGATCGAGGCGCAGACGATCCAGCTCTCCAATCTCCCGGTCATGATCGGCTCCGGCGCCCTGATGGCGGTCGCGTTCGCCTACGCGTCCTACTCCCCGCTGCGGTCCCTGCTGCCGATCGGCGTGGTCGGCGCTCTGGGGTCTCTCGTCTTCACACTGATGTCGCGAGCGGAGTTCGGCCCCGCGTGGTCGACCGCGGCCGCGGCCTTCGTGATCGGCCTGGCCGGTTACTCCCTCGGCCGCCGCTCGGGCGTTCCGCCCTTGGTGGTGGTGGTCTCCGGTACCGTCCCGCTGCTCCCGGGGCTCACCATCTACAAGGGTTTGCTGGAGCTGATGAGCCTCGGCAACCTGATCGGCATCGTCTCGCTGGCCACCGCCGTGGCCATCGGGGTCGCGCTGGCCTCCGGCGTGATCCTCGGCGAGTACGTCGCCCAGCCGATCCGCCGCGAGGCCCGTCGTCTCGAGGACCGTCTCGCCGGGCCGCGCCTGGTCGGCCCCCGCCGGCCCACGCGGCGGCGTACCGAACGCTCCCGCTCGCACCGGTCCCGTCGCACCCGCGGCGGGAAGTAG
- a CDS encoding cupin domain-containing protein → MCEDGTAAALPGGIGISRLTVYDLEAPDGLVGGTPHVHLACSEGYYVIAGSGAVQTLNPKGFTETPLRAGTVVWFDPGTIHRLINGGELEILTLMSNSGLPEAGDAVLTLPPEHLTDRETYLRATTLTGEGEARTPSAMARRDLALEGFAVLRDAFAADGPSALDAFYASAVRIVQPQLADWRRRWEEGARRLADETGAALEALEAGQAPHLLNAELHELPAPTEFGRHGMCGRLDVYDVNERR, encoded by the coding sequence ATGTGCGAGGACGGAACGGCCGCGGCGCTGCCCGGCGGTATCGGCATCTCGCGCTTGACGGTGTACGACCTCGAGGCACCCGACGGACTGGTCGGCGGCACCCCGCACGTACACCTCGCCTGTTCCGAGGGGTACTACGTGATCGCCGGTTCCGGTGCGGTCCAGACCCTCAACCCCAAGGGCTTCACCGAGACCCCGCTGCGGGCCGGCACGGTGGTCTGGTTCGACCCCGGCACGATCCACCGGCTGATCAACGGCGGCGAGCTGGAGATCCTCACCCTGATGTCGAACTCCGGTCTGCCCGAGGCCGGCGACGCCGTCCTCACTCTTCCGCCCGAGCACCTGACCGACCGCGAGACCTACCTGCGGGCGACCACCCTCACCGGCGAGGGAGAAGCCCGGACCCCGTCCGCGATGGCGCGCCGCGATCTCGCGCTCGAGGGGTTCGCCGTACTGCGGGACGCGTTCGCCGCCGATGGGCCGTCCGCTCTCGACGCGTTCTACGCCTCCGCGGTGCGGATCGTCCAGCCGCAACTGGCCGACTGGCGACGTCGCTGGGAGGAAGGCGCGCGGCGCCTGGCCGACGAGACCGGTGCCGCCCTGGAGGCGCTGGAGGCCGGCCAGGCACCGCACCTGCTGAACGCCGAGCTGCACGAGCTGCCGGCGCCGACCGAGTTCGGTCGCCACGGCATGTGCGGCCGGCTCGACGTCTACGACGTGAACGAGCGCCGATGA